Below is a window of Salvelinus sp. IW2-2015 linkage group LG11, ASM291031v2, whole genome shotgun sequence DNA.
gtatagcatgatcaactgtatcaaaagccttagagagatcaataaaaagtgagacacagtgctgttttttgtcaagggcttcagtgatatcatttaaaaccttcatggctgctgtaattgtgctatgcttcttcctgaagcccgattggtacattgataaaatagagttagtaaataaaaactattttagctgttcacttacaagggtttcaagtattttcaccaggggtgacagctttgagattggcctataattatttaaaagagttggatctcccctttttaaaagtggtaggacaaatgctgatttccagatctttggaatttcattacattccagggttagattgaacagatatgtaagtggtgcagctatgaaatcagctgccagatttaaaaagcagggatccaaaagatcaggacctgcaggctttctttgatctaaggatttcagagctttatgtaccacctgcactgagaatggcaaaaagctaaaagtttgaccagctctcactggttcatccacacagggttgtacagagacagaggacactgaatcaaacagcctaccagatgatacaaagtgctcattgaaacaattcagcatttcagttttgtcatatatgGCAACAGAGTCCCtcaaaacacatgacggtaaatcattaacattactgttaccagacatagacttaatagcattccaaaactttctaaggtcattcaggttatcagtggtaacagacaaaatattcagacttgatagtcaaaggttaatgaaatacaaatggtatagagagaaatagtcatataattcctataataactacaacctaaaacttcttacctgggaatattgaagactcgtgttaaaaggaaccaccagctttcatatgttctgagcaaggaacttaaacgttagctttcttacatggcacatattgcacttttactttcttctccaacactttgtttttgcattatttaaaccaaattgaacatgtttcattatttatttgatgctaaattgattttattgatgtattatattaagttaaaataagtgttcattcagtattgttgtaattgtcattattacaaataaatataaaaagtcGGCCGatttaatcagtatcggcttttttggtcctccaataatcggtatcggcgttgaaaaatcataatcggtcgacctctagtgtacaTTCAAATTGACCTAAGTAGTGCTCTACCAGATAGAATGTGAGAGGGCATTTACATACAACACATTCTTTAACTTCTTGCTTTTCCTCATTCAGTGTCATGTTAGGAAACAGACCAATGTGGTCACCAcgtatgacatcacttcctgttttgtgttgtgcttTCTGCAGGTCAGCTGTACAGCATTGTATCATCTCTGAGCAACGAGCACGTGCTATCAGCCGGTTTTGACATAAACACCCCAGACAGCTTGGGGAGAACCTGCCTGCACGCCGCTGCCTCTGGAGGGTGAGCGCACGTTCACACACATTTTGAATGAAGAGTGAGCTTTTTGGTAGTGGTTGTATAATCGTCTCATTTGTATTTCTGTTCTCTCTTTGATGGCAGAAACGTTGAATGTCTTAACTTGCTGTTGAGCAGTGGTGCTGACTTGAGTAACAAGGACACATTGGGAAGGTGTGGTCTCATTTTAGAATTCaacaaatgtgtttttccccGTAATATTTTGTCATTCAGTGAATTCTATTTCATTCTCTTCTCCTGTGAGTGTGACTTCTCTCCCGTCTCCCATGGCAGAGCTCCTTTGCACTACGCTGCGGCGAATGGGAGCTACCAGTGCACGGTTGCCCTGGTGAGTGCTGGTGCCGAGGTGAACGAGCTGGACCAGAAGGGCTGCAGCCCCCTGCACTATGCCGCTGCCTCACAGACCTTCCGCCGGTGAGACGCACAGATAACACACAGGGGGGCTAAAAGATACCAGACCAAAATTTGACTGACATTTGGTTTTTGTTTCAGAGTGGACAGACATTACTCAGTTGGACACCATAGTGAGGAGAGGGCCAAGGAGGCCTTTTTGTAAGTCCCATACCATGATTTAGTCTGTTTCTATCAAACATAAGACATGCAATCTAACCAAGCCCTAACATTTTGCTTTCTCAGAAGATGGGAACCAtttagaaatgtattatttttgYCAATGGTTTGCAGTTAAGGTTAACCTGCCCATGTATTTGACGGCTTGTTGATTGACCTTTCACAGTTGTTTAGAGTATCTGCTGGATAATGGGGCTGACCCAGCTCTTAGGAACACCAAGGGTTATAGCGCAGTCCACTATGCAGCAGCCCACGGAAACAAGCAGAACCTGGAGCTGGTGAGTCAGTAGGAGGGACTACCAGTGTGTGCGTGCTACAGACATACCGGGAAAGATGAGACCGAATCATGTTGTCTTTTCAATAGGGGCTTACCCTCCTCGTCTTCGTCTGCACTATGAAACAACAGAACAAGTGACTGCAAAGTCCTAGTAGATATCCAACCATATCGCGTTCACTAGGCTGTTgatttcagatcagtgcagataaaGAAGAGGAAAATACATCAATTTAGagtattgagatgcatccaaagTTGTACTTCAAAATGGTTCTGAAATGTAAGGGTTTGGAACTGGTAATGGCCTTTGTAATTAAGTTGTATTTTCAGCCACACCTTTTTAGGAGTTGAGATTGGCTGTTGGGTGTCGGTAAAGCATTTACTGTTGCTTCTTCTTCAGAGGGATAAACTCAGATGAATGTGTACTATTTTCTGGCTTCCTTTGGGAAGTGCAGTGATCTTAGTAAATGGTATGTACAGGTTGCAAACTCCTCCCTTTGTCCCTCTGTTCCCCAGCTATTGGAGATGTCGTTCAACTGTTTGGGAGACGTGGAGAGCAGTGTTCCAGTTAGCCCTTTGCACTTAGCCGTGAGTACAGTACACCCGCTTAGCCTCGTTTCCTCTGGCCCGACGTTCCGTTTCATTGTACTGTCTATTGGTTTAACTTCTGATTAACCCATCACATTAGTTTTATTACTGCCCTCTCTTTGTTCTACAGTGCCAATTCAAAGTTGGAGTGAACTAACTATCCATTTAACACAGTCACCCAATTCATTGACACATTTATCCGCATGACCCCCGTTCTCACACTGTTATGAGGTGCTGGTTTTGAAGTTGGAGTGAAATAAATATCCCATTAACACAGTGACCCTCTGCCATTCTCACAGTCTTGTATTCCCTGCCCTTTTCCCTCAACCAGGCGTATAATGGTCACTGTGAGGCGTTGGGGGTGTTGTCTGAGACGCTGGTGAGTCTGGATGTTCGGGACGCGAGGGGGCACACCGCCCTCTACCTGGCAGCGCAGCGGGGACATGCTCAGTGCGTGGAGGTACTGCTGTCCCACGGGGCCTCCTGCCACCTCAAGGAGCGCCGCCGCAAGTGGACCCCGCTTCATgtcgcaggtgtgtgtgtatgttgcacTCTATTGGGTGGTTGTTCGATTCTGATCCTCttggtgtttgtatgtgtttgagcACATGTTCATATTTTCACTCCTCTCCGTGTTGCGTTCTCCCTGCTCTTCATTGTGTGTGCTTGTCTCAATATTTGACTGTCTCCGTCACCACCTCCAGCTTCCAACGGCCAAACAGACTGTCTGCTCATGCTGGTCAACCGAGGAGAGAAGGCTGACGTCATCGATATCGTCGACATACAGGGACAGTGAGTGACTGTCATTAATTTATTGAACATTATGTGCACCCACTAGAATGGAAGAACAGAGGATTTTTTAGTTTCCTACAATGTCAGCGgttctttaaaaatgttttacaacaaTGCTCTAGTAGAGGGTTCCCTGTTTAaccttgtgtgtgtgcgcgtgtgcaggACGGCTCTGATGCTGGCAGCTCTGGGCAGTCACACTGACTGTGTCCACATCTTGCTGGAGAAGGGAGCCGGGGCTGACACCGCTGACAAGAGAGGCCGCACTGCTCTACACAGAGCTGTGAGTTTCTCCACCATGTGTATATGTCTTATCTTGCCCAACCTACTGTGGTGGTCTGAAACACTTATGCCTTTCATCTgttcttctctttcactctctccgtctcgcggcgctctctcttttctctttcctttctcttttctccttctgTCCTTTCTTCCTCTTGGCAGTGATGAGTTCATCCTCTGTAACTCTTTGCCTCTTCCTCCAGGCGGCGATGGGCTGTGAGGACTGTGTGTCGGCCCTGCTCGAGCACGGAGCCTCTGCTCTGTGCAGGGAGTCTCGGGGACGCACACCCCTGCACCTGGCCTCCTCCTGCGGCCACATGGAGCTCCTGCTCAGCCTGCTGCAGGGTGTCACAAGCACCGACCCCCTGGACTCCTTGTTGGACTACAACGGATACACTCCCGCTCACTGGGCAGCCTACCACGGTGAGACACGCCTTCATGGAGGGGCTACAAATAACCGTGGTGAATAACTCACAAGTATAGGATTTGGCTAGCTGGCATGGAGAGAACTCGTTGCTCCTAAACTGTGAACCGTTGTCTGACTCATCTTTTTTCTCTTTCAGGGCACGAGGACTGTTTGGATGTTTTACTAGACCACAAAACATTTAGCATACAGGAAGGAAACCCCTTCACCCCATTGCACTGTGCTCTGTGAGTACCACGACTGGTTCCCCCTGCCTTTCTaggtagtgctgagtgattaactGAAATGTTGCTAATTTTTCAGGTTGTTAAACTAATTGACCAACGTCTgttcaattattttaattccatttagtttttttctgtgagctcaatgcgcattTTCTCACTGCAGTTTCTCTTTTAGAAATCAGCTCAAACCTGGACTGTGTGCAGTAGTagggagtagaggtcgaccgatttatgatttttcaactccgataccaataccaattattggagggccaaaacaagccgatgccgattaatcggtctttttttttttttttttttttttgtaataatgacaattacaacaatactgaatgaacacttattttaacttaatataatatatcaataaaatcaattgagcctcaaataaataatgaaacatgttcaatttggtttaaataatgcaaaaacaaagtgttggagaagaaagtaaaagtgcattgtgccatgtaagaaagctaacgtttaagttccttgctcagaacatgagaacatatgaaagctggtgttccttttaacatgagtcttcaatttcCCAggtagaagttttaggttgtagttattaggactatttctcttataccatttgtatttcatatactttgactattggatgttcttataggcactttagtattgccagtgtaacagtatagcttccgtccctctcctcgctcctacctgggctcgacccaggaacacaacgacaacatcACCCTcgagcagcgttacccatgcagagcaaggggaataactactccaagtctcagagcgagtgacgtttgaaacgctattagcgcgcaccccgctaactagctagccatttcacatcggttacaccagcctaatcttgggagtttgtaggcttgaagcacagcgaagagcttctggcaaaacgcacgaaagtgctgtttgaatgaatgcttacgagcctgctgctgcctaccaccgctcagtcagactgctctatcaaatcatagacttagttataacataataacacacagaaatacgagccWtaggtcattaatatggtcgaatccggaaacMatcatctcgaaaacaagacgtttattctttcagtgaaatacYYaaccgttccgtattttatctaacgggtggcatccataagtctaaatattcctgttacattgcacaaccttcaatgttatgtcataattacgtaaaattctggcaaattaggcagcccaaactgttgcatatacactgactctgcgtgcaatgaacgcaagagaagtgacacaatttcacctggttaatattgcctgctaacctggatttattttagctaaatatggaggtttaaaaatatatacttctgtgtattgattttaagaaaggcattgaagtttatggttaggtacacattggagcaatgatacgcaccgcatcgattatatgcaacYCAGGACARgctagataaactagtaatatcatcaaccatgtgtagttaactagtgattatgattgattgttttttataagataagtttaatgctagctagcaacttaccttggcttctactgcattcgcgtaacaggcaggctcctcgtggagtgcaatgtaatcaggtggttggagcgttggactagttaacgttgcaagattgaatcccccgagctgacaaggtaaaaatctgtcYttctgcccctgaacgaggcagttaacacaccgttcctaggccgtcattgaaaataagaatgtgttcttaactgacttgtctagttaaataaagattaaattaagGTGTAAATCTTTTTTAAACTGCCAAATccgtgtccaaaaataccgatttcctaTTGTTATGTAAACTTGAAATcgcccctaattaatcggccattctgattaatcgatcgacctctagtagggagttgtagtttccagcGGCCAGTATTCAACattagtggtcaccaaccggtcaatCACGATAGACTGGTCGATCTGtaaggcattcctagtcaatcACCAAACATTTGTGTAGAAAAGCCGACGATAAAGCCATCAGCTCTTTTTTTTRCCCGTGTTGCGATGTTGGCTGGAGGTGTATTTCAatcaaagtgttcccatttttaacTATTTGATTTGTCTGAAAAGACAAACTCCGCCTACCTGGATGACCGGGAGATATGTGGCTAGATCGAGTGCACCTACTCAATCGGACAGGCATAGTGATTTGAGCTACCTACAGCTTCCACGGCCACCacaaagtttgatactagcctacgtaagatttaataacttttaaaaccatgaccacagagagactgtcaaagattacagcaaagagctgctgtttttatgagtgagttcatgtttaagtttgtATTCATCACTGTcagcactttgtattcaacactatTTCAAACACAGCGCGCTTCTCTCTAATTCCACTCGcactgcaatgaatgagtagccaagtgtatcgatagccctgtatttttattattattagcagcttgtcTATTTTAATATGGAGGAGAATTCCACTTTCCCTGGTCATAGGAACAatatgaatttgtgcatgaggcagatgcggtgcgactTGAGTTTGACCATCAGGTGGTAGACGGTGTCCCCTGTCTCTGATCAGTCTCacccagaggaaaggaagaaaagagcagggaccgtgagaggtggaccctctgctgctctctccctcactccactGAGACTAATGCCtgttcaaaacaactgtgaaTTCTGACAATTCTGACTTAAGTGCGttaaagacaactgggaactatgTGGGGGGAAAACGagatccgactgggaaaaatcggtttgaatggtcatccaactcggaaactggcatctttctagaactctgactttctgacctgaagttCACTGACATCTTGATTTGGCCTCCTTTTTtcagagttcctagttgtcttgaaagcaccatgaccatgagatgcaggtaccatcagtccagtcaaataaaaaagaaaattattttaatttatgctcagctgtgcctcgcaagtgctactccaactgatctattttgttataaaGCTCAAGGTTTGGATGTGTASttttgggggtactggaggaccggagttggtaagtgattgatagttggtattcagcagtctcaaaagtatgccttatttacttcgaagaactactaaaatagtgattttgtcagacagcatatacagcagctctatagagatgagatgatgacatggACTTAAATAATAATCatcttgtaaaataaatgtaatatacacaactgaaatattttattaaagtcatgtgaataaattatgattaataagtgatcagtagtaatgggcagtcactaccatcatgggacttttatttattgttttattctgtgttacagaattcaacccacataatgcatagtgcatttataATCAAACAGCACTACTTCTGGTTTCTGTATTCTTCTATCAGATGATCAGCTCTGGCATTGAATCCATCAGAATGTTGCTCTCCTTTTTGACAAGAGAGCTGGAGGATGTTTTCTTGCTCCTTTCCAGAATAAATGGCCATGATGGTGCTGCTGAACTACTGGTAGAGACCGTCGGAACTCAGATGGTGAACATCAGAGATGCCAAAGGAAGGTGCGTGTCATGTCTATTTTTAGTTTCTTCCTATGCATTTTCGTACGGGGCTCTTTCTAGTCTAGTGTATTGCAGCTTGCCACTGTTgcttacctgtctgtctgtctgcctggttgTGGCTGACCTGGGCTGTGCCTGAAGGACCCCGTTGCACGCAGCTGCCTATTCAGAGAGTGTGGCCGGGCTGCAGCTGGCCCTGGTTCAGGGGGCAGAGGTCAATGCGGTGGACACCACCGGACACTCCGCATTGATGGTTGCCGCCAACAACGGACAGACTGCAGCCGTCGGTGAGTGACCAGAAATGAGGAAATGTGATCATTGATCCAGTAAATATGAAAACTGACCATTTAGTGGTCTTATTAGTTTGAAatgtcatttgttttattttatattcatTTATTACATGTATTTATGAACTGATAGTGACTATAGCAACTGGAGGAAGCTTGTTGTGGACTGTTCTGCAGCCtaacgacgatgatgatgatacTGATGATTGTGTAATTGTTAGAGATGTGTTAACCCAACAGAGGTCCTGCTGCACCAGGCCAAGGCAGACCTGACCCTGCTGGATGTCAACGAGAACACCGCCCTTCACCTGGCCTGCAGCAAGGTGGGAGCACGCATGRTTgatcgctcactcactcactcataggCATGAG
It encodes the following:
- the LOC111970233 gene encoding serine/threonine-protein phosphatase 6 regulatory ankyrin repeat subunit C-like isoform X2: MGILNIIDQTLLVQAIFSRNAEEVKFLLHKNEEVNALDQERRTPLHAAACLGDVHIMDLLINSGASINAKDQGWLTPLHRAAASRNEKAVGLLLKQDAEVNLRDKFWQTPLHVAAANRATRCAEALIPKLSSLNVADRSGRTALHHAAHSGHVEMVNLLLNKGANLSASDKKERQPIHWAAYLGHLEIVKLLVSRSADAMCRDKRGYTPLHAAAASGQIEVVKYLLRLGSEIDEPNAFGNTALHMACYTGQEAVANELVNRGANVNQPNQRGCTPLHLAAVSTNGALCLELLVNNGADVNMQSKEGKSPLHMAAIHGRFTRSQILIQNGGEIDCVDKYGNTPLHVAAKHGHELLISTLMTNGADTARQGINGMFPLHLAVLYGFSDCCRKLLSSGQLYSIVSSLSNEHVLSAGFDINTPDSLGRTCLHAAASGGNVECLNLLLSSGADLSNKDTLGRAPLHYAAANGSYQCTVALVSAGAEVNELDQKGCSPLHYAAASQTFRRVDRHYSVGHHSEERAKEAFFCLEYLLDNGADPALRNTKGYSAVHYAAAHGNKQNLELLLEMSFNCLGDVESSVPVSPLHLAAYNGHCEALGVLSETLVSLDVRDARGHTALYLAAQRGHAQCVEVLLSHGASCHLKERRRKWTPLHVAASNGQTDCLLMLVNRGEKADVIDIVDIQGQTALMLAALGSHTDCVHILLEKGAGADTADKRGRTALHRAAAMGCEDCVSALLEHGASALCRESRGRTPLHLASSCGHMELLLSLLQGVTSTDPLDSLLDYNGYTPAHWAAYHGHEDCLDVLLDHKTFSIQEGNPFTPLHCALINGHDGAAELLVETVGTQMVNIRDAKGRTPLHAAAYSESVAGLQLALVQGAEVNAVDTTGHSALMVAANNGQTAAVEVLLHQAKADLTLLDVNENTALHLACSKAHEMCALLILGEISDPSLINATNGALQMPLHIAARNGLATVVQVLLSRGAAVMAVDEEGHTPALACAPNKDVADCLALILSTMKPFPPKDASAAASFGLNLLKHCGIAACGPLPNGNLRHTYAKDRHGTIGLDGCFTE
- the LOC111970233 gene encoding serine/threonine-protein phosphatase 6 regulatory ankyrin repeat subunit C-like isoform X1 gives rise to the protein MGILNIIDQTLLVQAIFSRNAEEVKFLLHKNEEVNALDQERRTPLHAAACLGDVHIMDLLINSGASINAKDQGWLTPLHRAAASRNEKAVGLLLKQDAEVNLRDKFWQTPLHVAAANRATRCAEALIPKLSSLNVADRSGRTALHHAAHSGHVEMVNLLLNKGANLSASDKKERQPIHWAAYLGHLEIVKLLVSRSADAMCRDKRGYTPLHAAAASGQIEVVKYLLRLGSEIDEPNAFGNTALHMACYTGQEAVANELVNRGANVNQPNQRGCTPLHLAAVSTNGALCLELLVNNGADVNMQSKEGKSPLHMAAIHGRFTRSQILIQNGGEIDCVDKYGNTPLHVAAKHGHELLISTLMTNGADTARQGINGMFPLHLAVLYGFSDCCRKLLSSGQLYSIVSSLSNEHVLSAGFDINTPDSLGRTCLHAAASGGNVECLNLLLSSGADLSNKDTLGRAPLHYAAANGSYQCTVALVSAGAEVNELDQKGCSPLHYAAASQTFRRVDRHYSVGHHSEERAKEAFFCLEYLLDNGADPALRNTKGYSAVHYAAAHGNKQNLELLLEMSFNCLGDVESSVPVSPLHLAAYNGHCEALGVLSETLVSLDVRDARGHTALYLAAQRGHAQCVEVLLSHGASCHLKERRRKWTPLHVAASNGQTDCLLMLVNRGEKADVIDIVDIQGQTALMLAALGSHTDCVHILLEKGAGADTADKRGRTALHRAAAMGCEDCVSALLEHGASALCRESRGRTPLHLASSCGHMELLLSLLQGVTSTDPLDSLLDYNGYTPAHWAAYHGHEDCLDVLLDHKTFSIQEGNPFTPLHCALINGHDGAAELLVETVGTQMVNIRDAKGRTPLHAAAYSESVAGLQLALVQGAEVNAVDTTGHSALMVAANNGQTAAVEVLLHQAKADLTLLDVNENTALHLACSKAHEMCALLILGEISDPSLINATNGALQMPLHIAARNGLATVVQVLLSRGAAVMAVDEEGHTPALACAPNKDVADCLALILSTMKPFPPKDASAAASFGLNLLKHCGIAACGPLPNGNLRHTYAKDRHGTIGLDGCFTEL